The Thiomonas sp. FB-Cd genome includes a window with the following:
- a CDS encoding aldehyde dehydrogenase family protein, whose protein sequence is MRSVSVGDGSSHPAAFRVATDQEVLDAAHAATAAFDPFVHGPLSVRAEPLEAIAAEIQALGAEFINEEQREIGLASARLGGERARSVAQRRMFAPILREPETSPVCLEPVLPQRSPLGEMRRGNIAIGPVSVFGSSNFPRAFSVAGDGTASALAAGRPVVVKARPRHLVTTEFVAGLKPALPTERQTTLLKESIANAYRTGVRVRADSEELRGLASHVEDGRLHSELIAAYAGAFGRGATALQEELFGQAAAVVVVNDEPSLRKDLQNLAGQLSATLFGDLPRVLPLLERLAGGLMFNGVPAGVEVNRATVHGGSRPVTTAVLVTSVGTLAIERYRRPIWHQNLPDRLLPAHMR, encoded by the coding sequence ATGCGCAGCGTCAGCGTCGGCGACGGCTCTTCACACCCAGCCGCCTTCCGGGTGGCTACTGATCAGGAAGTGCTTGATGCTGCCCACGCGGCGACCGCGGCTTTTGATCCCTTCGTGCATGGCCCGCTAAGTGTGAGGGCAGAGCCGCTCGAAGCGATCGCCGCAGAGATTCAAGCACTCGGCGCTGAATTCATCAATGAGGAACAGCGAGAGATTGGCCTAGCAAGCGCGCGATTAGGAGGGGAACGAGCGCGCTCCGTTGCGCAGCGACGCATGTTCGCGCCAATCTTGCGTGAGCCGGAAACGTCACCGGTCTGCCTCGAGCCCGTGCTGCCTCAACGCTCGCCGCTCGGGGAGATGAGGAGGGGCAACATCGCCATTGGCCCGGTGTCGGTATTCGGATCTAGTAACTTTCCGCGTGCGTTCTCCGTTGCTGGAGACGGCACCGCGTCAGCGCTGGCCGCGGGCCGTCCAGTTGTCGTGAAGGCACGTCCTCGACACTTGGTTACAACGGAATTCGTCGCCGGCTTGAAACCTGCCTTGCCCACCGAACGGCAAACGACCCTTCTCAAAGAATCCATTGCCAACGCTTACCGAACCGGGGTTCGCGTACGCGCAGACTCCGAGGAGTTGCGCGGGTTGGCGTCACATGTCGAAGACGGGCGATTGCACTCTGAGTTAATCGCGGCCTACGCAGGCGCGTTTGGGAGGGGCGCGACGGCGCTGCAAGAGGAGCTATTCGGACAGGCAGCGGCGGTAGTCGTCGTCAATGATGAGCCTAGCCTGCGCAAGGATCTGCAAAACCTAGCCGGGCAGCTGTCGGCTACTTTGTTCGGCGATCTCCCGAGGGTGCTGCCGTTGCTGGAGAGGTTGGCAGGAGGGCTGATGTTCAACGGTGTCCCCGCCGGGGTTGAAGTGAATCGGGCCACGGTCCACGGCGGCTCCCGTCCGGTGACTACCGCCGTGCTTGTCACTTCTGTCGGAACGCTGGCGATCGAGCGATACCGACGTCCGATCTGGCACCAGAACTTGCCCGATCGATTGCTGCCGGCGCACATGCGATGA
- a CDS encoding AraC family transcriptional regulator, with protein MNTSSWTGLPRDGKLEQVVIAVNCLEPVFDALVDAVIFLKDAEARYLFVNKTFMDRCMVRSKDHVYGRLAQDIFPQRFGAAYTTQDRAVLASGDEITNQLELHFYTGRRSGWCLTSKYCIVEEGRRVALMGISRDLKAPEQNHPAYERVAAVAAHIQQHYAHSLQLHSLATMANMSIAQLERYFKIIFNLSPRQLLLKARLEAARKLLPGELNLTQIASQCGYADHSAFSRQFKTLIGISPRSYRASLRMMVQKDPMCQDGRN; from the coding sequence ATGAACACATCTTCGTGGACTGGCCTGCCCCGCGACGGCAAGCTCGAGCAAGTGGTTATCGCGGTCAATTGTTTGGAACCGGTATTCGATGCCCTAGTTGACGCGGTGATTTTCCTGAAAGATGCCGAAGCCCGGTATCTGTTCGTGAATAAGACTTTCATGGATCGATGCATGGTTCGGAGCAAGGATCATGTCTATGGGAGGTTGGCGCAGGACATCTTTCCCCAGCGGTTCGGCGCCGCTTACACGACGCAGGACCGTGCCGTGCTCGCTTCGGGCGATGAGATCACTAACCAGCTTGAGTTGCACTTCTACACCGGGCGCCGCTCAGGTTGGTGCCTGACAAGCAAATACTGCATCGTCGAGGAAGGACGACGGGTGGCGCTGATGGGCATATCGCGCGACCTCAAGGCGCCCGAACAGAATCATCCTGCTTATGAACGCGTCGCGGCGGTGGCCGCACATATCCAGCAACATTACGCGCACAGCCTGCAGCTGCACTCACTAGCGACGATGGCAAACATGTCCATCGCGCAGCTTGAAAGATATTTCAAGATCATTTTCAATCTTTCACCTCGACAGCTTCTGCTCAAAGCTCGGCTGGAGGCGGCACGCAAGCTACTGCCCGGAGAACTTAACCTGACCCAAATTGCTTCACAATGCGGCTATGCCGACCATAGTGCATTCTCCAGGCAATTCAAGACACTAATAGGGATATCCCCCAGAAGCTATCGGGCTTCATTGAGGATGATGGTGCAGAAGGATCCCATGTGCCAAGATGGTCGCAATTAA
- a CDS encoding porin, producing MRRKTAALGAILISTGCMGAAKAQNSVQLYGVVDLGLEHLSFDHTAVSRLGSGVQAGSRIGFKGREDLGSGISAGFQVESGFCANGTNGAVYTGEAPAAGSYCTGGMFMGRTSALMLDGSFGHVQMGRIYSDYLNNAADADPFGAGLTGAITNIDPGVNDYVRISQALQYTTPSFGGFRALALYGFGGYPGSLSKGRAINVALKYSKGHLNTAIGYFSVNSMGSASTASFGLDATGRAFAPNGGIVKNRFLQAYLSYDAGVATVAGYVAKERFGRGATMADGSASPDVMVYMLGATIPVGAGNILMSYSQHKDKNMSESTSRQLAIGYTYTLSKSTDIYFSYADIRNDRNVDQYVGDATVSGAGSLGGQNSSGIALGLKKSF from the coding sequence ATGAGGCGTAAAACTGCGGCGCTCGGCGCCATCTTGATTTCTACTGGGTGCATGGGCGCCGCGAAGGCACAAAACTCAGTACAACTTTACGGGGTCGTAGACCTCGGGCTTGAACATCTCAGCTTCGATCATACGGCGGTGTCCCGTCTCGGTTCCGGAGTTCAAGCCGGGTCCCGGATCGGCTTCAAAGGGCGCGAAGATTTGGGTTCGGGTATTAGCGCTGGCTTCCAAGTCGAGTCTGGCTTCTGCGCAAATGGGACTAATGGAGCCGTGTACACCGGGGAAGCGCCCGCGGCGGGTAGCTATTGCACGGGCGGGATGTTCATGGGGCGAACGAGCGCACTGATGCTCGACGGCTCATTCGGACACGTGCAGATGGGCCGAATTTACAGCGATTACCTGAATAACGCTGCGGACGCGGACCCATTCGGGGCTGGGCTTACTGGCGCTATCACAAATATCGATCCTGGCGTGAACGATTATGTGCGGATTTCGCAGGCGCTTCAATACACCACGCCAAGCTTTGGAGGGTTCCGAGCACTAGCGCTCTATGGTTTTGGGGGTTACCCAGGATCCTTGTCAAAGGGGCGCGCAATAAATGTTGCACTCAAATATTCAAAAGGACACCTCAATACAGCCATCGGCTATTTTTCTGTCAATTCGATGGGCTCGGCGAGTACCGCCTCATTCGGGCTGGATGCGACGGGGCGGGCGTTTGCGCCTAATGGTGGTATCGTGAAAAACAGATTCCTCCAGGCCTACCTCTCATATGACGCAGGAGTCGCAACTGTTGCCGGTTACGTGGCGAAGGAGCGATTCGGGCGCGGCGCCACAATGGCTGACGGGAGCGCCTCGCCTGATGTCATGGTATATATGCTAGGCGCTACTATACCGGTAGGTGCGGGAAATATTTTAATGTCATACTCGCAGCACAAGGATAAAAACATGTCAGAATCAACCTCAAGGCAGCTTGCGATCGGCTACACCTATACACTTTCAAAAAGCACAGACATTTATTTTTCGTATGCGGATATTAGAAATGATCGGAACGTCGATCAATACGTCGGTGATGCTACTGTCTCCGGTGCTGGTTCGCTTGGTGGGCAAAACTCAAGCGGCATTGCCCTAGGCCTTAAAAAGAGCTTTTGA
- a CDS encoding IS630 family transposase yields the protein MEKENARKQTLEQLHERRKQVVRLHKRGVKIMQIVDMTGLSYPPVRAAIDLYEAGGWSAIRPTRRGRARGDGRVLSQAQEETIQRLIIDTRPEQLKMDFHLWSRAAVMQLIEQEFDIKLQVRSVGKYLTRWGFTPQKPIKRAYEQSPAAVQAWLEGEYPAIEQRARAEGGEIHWGDETALVNTDVRGRSFAPAGKTPVAMAVGGTRQKLSMIATVTNQGKTRWMIIDEAFDADKLIEFLQALIKDAGKKVFLILDNLRVHHSKLVKAWVALHYAQIELFYLPSYSPQLNPEERLNADLKQEMGKRVPVRTKAKLREAANDHMARLEQNPQRVMSYFQDRHVRYAA from the coding sequence ATGGAAAAGGAAAACGCAAGGAAGCAAACACTGGAGCAACTTCACGAGCGGCGCAAGCAAGTCGTGAGGTTGCACAAGCGGGGCGTCAAGATCATGCAGATCGTGGACATGACGGGGCTGAGCTACCCGCCCGTTCGAGCGGCCATTGACTTGTACGAGGCTGGCGGCTGGAGCGCCATCCGGCCGACTCGGCGCGGACGCGCCAGAGGCGACGGTCGGGTGCTCAGTCAAGCGCAAGAAGAGACGATCCAGCGCCTGATCATTGACACGCGTCCTGAGCAACTCAAGATGGACTTTCACCTGTGGAGCCGCGCTGCGGTGATGCAGCTCATTGAACAGGAGTTCGACATCAAACTGCAGGTGCGCAGCGTTGGAAAGTACCTCACCCGCTGGGGCTTTACGCCGCAAAAGCCCATCAAGCGAGCCTATGAGCAAAGCCCCGCGGCGGTGCAGGCTTGGCTGGAGGGGGAATACCCCGCCATCGAGCAGCGCGCCAGGGCTGAGGGCGGGGAAATCCACTGGGGAGACGAAACCGCGCTGGTCAACACGGACGTGCGTGGCAGAAGCTTTGCCCCTGCGGGCAAAACCCCCGTGGCGATGGCGGTGGGCGGCACGCGCCAGAAGCTCTCGATGATCGCCACGGTGACCAACCAGGGCAAGACCCGCTGGATGATCATCGACGAGGCGTTTGATGCCGACAAGTTGATTGAGTTCTTGCAGGCCTTGATCAAGGATGCGGGCAAGAAGGTATTCCTGATTCTGGACAACCTGAGGGTGCATCACAGCAAGTTGGTGAAGGCTTGGGTGGCCTTGCATTACGCTCAGATCGAGCTGTTTTACCTGCCCAGCTACAGCCCCCAACTCAACCCTGAGGAGAGGCTCAACGCCGATCTCAAACAGGAAATGGGCAAACGCGTGCCGGTGCGAACCAAGGCCAAATTGCGCGAAGCTGCCAACGACCACATGGCGAGGCTGGAACAAAACCCGCAGCGTGTGATGAGCTACTTCCAGGACCGGCATGTTCGCTACGCAGCTTAA
- a CDS encoding class I SAM-dependent DNA methyltransferase: MASTPRLDRVLAALGAPEESIVRLGSTPDGLTDRTADYSDLLGDQSPVEAVIECDRAPLAYIAFHTDPQNRQAQARLLSDRLANRSSSAALLSVDATQKVQVWRCRFDQHAAVDEFNLLDPLQAAKLLLVLQGGLSLSATEKAQEFELRELLTDSVRRVAAQLQSAGVGDASTEPESDDVLGLVGRAIFVRFLLDRGILSRDTAPTLFDALNDEIEQAFHAAEGAASLCEWLDVTFNGELLKLNKGERTYLQYFRDLRAGTSASALAPLSWIMSRTLASGQLPLWDRLNFAHIPAGVLSEVYEDFAHFRSKNRARRESIHYTPRHIARTVVTQALQGIAPERRHLARVLDPAIGAGVFLCLAFRELAKHEYRVSGVWPDTRRLRDILYGQLRGYDINEDALKLSALSLYLCAIELDPSPWPPEKLYFNEPLIGTVLFDARTSPNASDEDASLGSLRANHSHSSERFDVVMGNPPWTSIKGSEGLKLDRRANELAASVMAQRGVRGQYKNPDHIPDLPFVWKCADLLKEDGVIALVLHGRLLTKSSALGRSARSALFRSFAVQGVLNGAELVDKMAWCWPTVGVPFCILFARNRAPASDQTFAILTPRLISSSERRPHLRLDHTVVEHYDLNGLEAEPGLPLVLGKASAIDAALIRKIKRRTTAAAVAESRVAEWFRHGRIPSAATRIEYVPLATYLDDMLKLRRGRGYKVGSRVKDIDWDVDWSRVAELTPSVANVRCRVDAASLPDFVLRPMERSRAADLYRLPVLLIRESPGAFESSSGGILVTSPGGERSHAVFSGSFLGVSLGTLRDGKLVGQYLTLLLSSVYAYYYYLLTTSFSERRRHLDIDLGTLPLVTCEQALTTQATTELEIGQLFGKLDRGCVVSAEMDDWVRRVMKFTAADLAVMRETVLVASPFEKSRNVALAPVTTSQLDRFADALQTSLAAHLAGRFPTLTVRSVHKGQVPGWEFVYVYCGPLAPGLHLPQMPGIPELAAFVLKAYPASQITERVVRGVVLGRPSDQVQWLPSRAALLTRQIAQLLTTS; this comes from the coding sequence ATGGCTTCGACTCCACGATTGGATCGAGTGTTGGCGGCCCTAGGGGCGCCAGAAGAATCCATTGTCCGGCTCGGCAGCACGCCGGATGGCCTCACTGACCGTACGGCGGACTACAGCGATCTGCTGGGGGACCAGTCTCCGGTCGAAGCCGTGATCGAATGTGATCGAGCGCCCCTGGCTTACATTGCTTTTCATACGGATCCGCAGAACCGCCAGGCGCAAGCGCGGCTGCTATCAGATCGCTTGGCCAATCGCTCATCGTCGGCGGCGCTGTTGAGCGTAGACGCCACTCAGAAGGTTCAGGTCTGGCGCTGCCGGTTTGACCAGCATGCCGCAGTCGACGAGTTCAACCTGCTGGATCCTCTGCAAGCGGCCAAGCTGCTATTGGTCTTGCAGGGTGGGCTGAGCCTGAGCGCCACGGAGAAAGCGCAGGAGTTTGAACTCCGCGAGTTGTTGACAGACAGCGTGCGGCGCGTCGCCGCTCAGTTGCAATCCGCGGGGGTCGGGGACGCCTCCACCGAGCCAGAGTCCGACGACGTTCTGGGGCTGGTGGGGCGAGCGATCTTTGTGCGATTCTTATTGGACAGGGGAATACTGAGTCGCGATACGGCGCCGACCCTATTTGACGCACTGAACGACGAGATCGAGCAAGCGTTCCACGCCGCCGAAGGGGCGGCGAGCCTGTGCGAATGGCTGGACGTCACGTTCAACGGCGAGTTGCTCAAGCTTAACAAGGGTGAGCGAACCTATCTCCAGTACTTCCGCGATCTGCGCGCCGGTACATCCGCAAGCGCCTTAGCGCCATTAAGTTGGATTATGTCGAGGACGCTGGCGAGCGGGCAACTGCCGCTGTGGGACCGTCTGAACTTCGCGCACATTCCCGCTGGAGTCTTGAGCGAGGTCTACGAGGATTTCGCCCATTTCCGGTCCAAAAATAGAGCCCGCAGGGAGAGTATCCACTACACCCCAAGGCACATAGCGCGAACGGTTGTTACGCAGGCGCTGCAAGGCATTGCACCGGAACGCCGCCACCTGGCTCGGGTACTGGATCCTGCAATCGGGGCCGGCGTTTTTCTTTGCCTGGCGTTCCGCGAACTGGCCAAGCACGAATACCGCGTCTCCGGAGTCTGGCCAGACACTCGGCGGCTTCGTGACATCTTATATGGCCAATTGCGTGGCTATGACATAAATGAAGATGCGCTCAAGCTGTCGGCACTGTCGTTATACCTCTGCGCCATCGAACTCGATCCATCGCCCTGGCCGCCAGAGAAGCTCTACTTCAACGAACCGTTGATCGGTACGGTACTCTTTGACGCGCGGACTTCCCCCAACGCGAGTGACGAGGACGCATCCCTGGGCAGCCTGAGGGCCAATCATTCACATTCGTCGGAGCGATTCGACGTGGTCATGGGAAATCCACCCTGGACCTCAATCAAGGGCAGCGAAGGGCTGAAGCTGGATCGGCGAGCCAATGAGCTAGCCGCGTCCGTGATGGCACAGCGAGGTGTCCGAGGACAATACAAGAACCCAGATCACATCCCCGATCTGCCGTTTGTTTGGAAATGCGCTGACCTGTTGAAGGAGGATGGGGTGATCGCTCTCGTCCTCCACGGTCGCTTGCTCACCAAATCTTCTGCCCTCGGCCGCAGTGCGCGATCCGCGCTATTCCGGTCGTTTGCGGTACAAGGCGTTCTCAACGGCGCCGAGCTGGTCGATAAGATGGCATGGTGCTGGCCAACGGTAGGCGTGCCATTCTGCATTCTTTTCGCACGCAACCGGGCACCGGCTTCAGACCAAACCTTCGCGATACTGACACCCAGACTGATTTCATCGTCCGAGCGCCGCCCTCATTTGCGTCTTGATCATACGGTGGTTGAACACTACGATCTAAACGGGCTTGAGGCTGAGCCAGGCCTTCCACTAGTGCTCGGCAAGGCTAGCGCGATTGATGCCGCACTGATCCGCAAAATTAAGCGGCGCACGACAGCCGCAGCGGTTGCCGAAAGTCGTGTGGCGGAGTGGTTCCGGCATGGCCGGATACCCAGCGCAGCTACGCGCATTGAGTATGTGCCGCTGGCCACTTACCTGGATGACATGCTGAAGCTGCGTCGCGGGCGCGGCTACAAGGTTGGCAGCCGAGTCAAGGACATCGATTGGGATGTCGATTGGTCTCGCGTCGCCGAACTGACCCCATCCGTAGCCAATGTGCGATGCCGAGTTGACGCAGCATCTTTGCCGGACTTCGTTCTGCGACCGATGGAGCGGTCTCGCGCAGCGGATCTCTACCGGCTGCCCGTTTTGTTGATTCGGGAATCGCCCGGAGCCTTCGAGTCGAGTAGCGGCGGGATCCTGGTCACGAGCCCCGGCGGAGAGCGATCGCATGCTGTGTTCTCCGGATCATTTTTGGGCGTGTCGCTCGGCACTTTGCGCGACGGCAAACTCGTTGGTCAGTACCTCACCCTGTTGCTTAGTAGCGTCTACGCTTATTACTACTACCTACTAACCACTAGCTTCTCCGAGCGCCGGCGGCATCTGGACATTGATCTCGGTACGCTCCCGCTCGTCACTTGTGAACAGGCGCTGACGACCCAGGCAACAACCGAGCTAGAGATTGGACAACTCTTTGGGAAGTTGGACCGGGGCTGTGTGGTGAGCGCGGAGATGGACGACTGGGTGCGCAGGGTTATGAAATTCACTGCGGCCGATTTGGCGGTAATGCGAGAGACCGTCCTGGTAGCTTCGCCATTCGAGAAGTCTCGCAATGTCGCACTCGCGCCAGTAACCACGTCTCAATTAGATCGATTCGCCGACGCACTTCAGACGTCTCTTGCAGCGCACCTAGCCGGTCGTTTCCCGACCTTGACGGTGCGCTCTGTGCACAAAGGCCAGGTTCCAGGCTGGGAATTTGTCTATGTCTATTGTGGCCCGCTGGCCCCTGGTCTCCACCTTCCTCAGATGCCTGGAATTCCCGAACTAGCCGCGTTCGTGCTGAAGGCCTATCCCGCGAGTCAGATCACCGAGCGCGTTGTCAGAGGCGTCGTCTTGGGTCGCCCAAGCGACCAGGTGCAATGGCTTCCGTCGAGAGCCGCATTGCTCACGCGCCAAATCGCCCAACTTTTAACAACCTCATGA